The following are encoded in a window of Sulfitobacter sp. S190 genomic DNA:
- the maiA gene encoding maleylacetoacetate isomerase, which translates to MTLQIASATLYDFPFSSASYRLRIAMHLKGVAPHAVRGINLRTGEQLGKAFTDVTGAALVPALDFGERAYGQSIALIEWLDRVYPDPPLIPEDADAALAVRSLALTIACDIHPLNTPRVLKHLSGPMQQSDAKRADWYAHWVREGFTTLERQLTQTADRGPFCIGTTPTLADICLVPQVLNARRFGVAIDEFERVCAVEAHCRTLEAFTATAPKTD; encoded by the coding sequence ATGACACTGCAGATCGCCTCCGCCACCCTTTACGATTTCCCGTTCTCCTCGGCGTCCTACCGTCTGCGGATCGCGATGCATCTGAAAGGTGTTGCACCGCACGCTGTGCGGGGCATCAACCTGCGGACAGGCGAGCAATTGGGGAAGGCGTTCACTGACGTGACGGGCGCCGCTTTGGTACCTGCGCTGGATTTTGGTGAGCGGGCGTATGGCCAGTCCATCGCGCTGATCGAATGGCTGGACCGCGTATATCCCGACCCACCGTTAATTCCCGAAGATGCGGACGCCGCTCTGGCCGTGCGCAGCCTCGCGCTTACCATCGCCTGCGATATCCACCCGCTGAACACGCCGCGTGTGCTCAAGCATCTTTCCGGCCCGATGCAGCAATCAGACGCAAAACGCGCGGACTGGTATGCCCATTGGGTCCGCGAAGGGTTCACCACGCTGGAGCGGCAACTGACGCAGACGGCGGATCGCGGCCCCTTCTGCATCGGCACCACGCCCACTTTGGCCGATATCTGCCTTGTGCCGCAGGTGCTGAACGCGCGCCGTTTCGGCGTAGCTATCGACGAATTCGAAAGGGTCTGTGCCGTCGAGGCGCACTGCCGAACGCTCGAAGCCTTTACAGCAACGGCCCCAAAAACGGACTGA
- a CDS encoding fumarylacetoacetate hydrolase family protein codes for MTAMFPADPPTILNTTDNRDFPVARVFCVGRNYAAHAREMGKDPERDPPFYFTKWSETVRNSAPSDALEIAYPPATENFHHEAELVVAIGMPGFCIAQTDALNHVCGYAVGLDMTRRDLQLEAREKGRPWDTGKNVADSCPTGRLQLVEGGAHVSTGQIQLSVNGETRQDADVSDLIWSVPEIIADLSRYYALRRGDLIYTGTPAGVGPVSPGDEISCTIAGLPDLKVRIGARAGNS; via the coding sequence ATGACAGCCATGTTTCCCGCCGACCCCCCCACCATTCTGAATACCACGGACAACCGCGATTTTCCCGTCGCCCGCGTTTTCTGCGTGGGGCGCAACTACGCCGCCCATGCCCGCGAAATGGGCAAGGATCCCGAGCGCGATCCGCCTTTCTATTTCACCAAATGGTCAGAAACCGTGCGCAACAGCGCGCCTTCGGACGCGCTCGAAATTGCGTATCCTCCGGCGACGGAAAATTTCCATCACGAGGCAGAACTGGTTGTTGCCATCGGCATGCCCGGTTTCTGCATCGCCCAAACGGATGCGTTGAACCACGTCTGTGGCTATGCCGTGGGCCTCGACATGACCCGCCGCGATCTGCAACTGGAAGCGCGCGAGAAGGGGCGGCCTTGGGACACCGGCAAGAATGTGGCCGACAGTTGCCCCACCGGACGCTTGCAGCTTGTTGAAGGGGGGGCGCATGTCAGTACTGGGCAAATCCAGCTTTCGGTCAACGGTGAAACCCGGCAAGACGCGGATGTCAGTGATCTGATCTGGTCTGTGCCCGAAATCATCGCGGATCTGTCACGATACTATGCCCTGCGAAGGGGTGATCTGATTTATACCGGAACACCCGCGGGCGTCGGCCCGGTGTCCCCGGGCGACGAGATATCCTGCACCATCGCCGGCCTGCCCGACCTGAAGGTGCGGATCGGTGCCCGCGCAGGCAACAGCTAG
- a CDS encoding cupin domain-containing protein, with translation MAVQDAMADDGAFRERLTQKSVSPLWDVMANLVTETPQPRALPHVWAYTDIQPQLVEAGQRITAEQAERRVLILENPGTRGDHTVTDALYAGLQLVLPGETAPVHRHTQSALRFVLESEGAWTSVDGEPVQMSPFDLVLTPSWRWHEHGGAAAPTIWLDGLDIPIVQRFSAGFAERDGNVPANDDAVSGRTRAAYGANLKPTIGHDLDTDTPLFHFPHAVWSKSLAEYAAKVPADAHRGWTLEFTNPRNGGSVMRTISAFVTMVPPGMKTKPRRQSAGAVYAGVTGSGTLHVDGARFNVGARDVAAVPSWAALEIENTGDVPLVLFSYSDRACHEKLGFWKESLDQ, from the coding sequence ATGGCGGTGCAAGACGCTATGGCCGATGACGGGGCTTTCCGAGAGAGGTTGACGCAAAAGTCGGTATCCCCGCTCTGGGATGTGATGGCCAATCTGGTGACAGAAACACCCCAGCCCCGTGCCTTGCCGCATGTGTGGGCCTATACCGACATCCAGCCACAGTTGGTCGAAGCGGGACAGCGCATCACCGCCGAACAGGCAGAGCGACGTGTTCTGATCCTCGAAAATCCCGGTACGAGGGGTGATCATACGGTGACGGATGCGCTGTATGCAGGTCTGCAGCTGGTCTTGCCGGGTGAAACGGCCCCGGTACACCGGCACACGCAATCGGCGCTGCGGTTTGTTCTCGAAAGCGAAGGCGCGTGGACTTCGGTGGATGGTGAGCCGGTACAGATGTCGCCCTTCGATCTGGTGCTGACCCCTTCCTGGCGTTGGCACGAACATGGCGGTGCAGCCGCGCCGACCATCTGGCTCGATGGGTTGGACATTCCGATCGTGCAGCGGTTTTCAGCAGGGTTCGCCGAGCGGGATGGCAACGTGCCGGCGAATGACGACGCGGTTTCAGGGCGTACGCGCGCGGCCTATGGCGCGAATCTTAAGCCCACGATCGGCCACGATCTTGATACAGACACACCGCTTTTTCACTTCCCTCATGCGGTCTGGTCCAAATCATTGGCCGAATACGCGGCCAAGGTGCCGGCGGATGCCCACCGAGGCTGGACCCTTGAGTTTACCAATCCGCGAAATGGTGGGTCGGTCATGCGCACCATTTCGGCCTTTGTGACCATGGTGCCCCCCGGGATGAAAACGAAACCACGCCGCCAAAGCGCGGGCGCAGTTTACGCCGGCGTCACGGGCAGCGGCACCCTGCATGTTGACGGTGCAAGGTTCAACGTAGGGGCGCGCGATGTAGCGGCGGTTCCCTCTTGGGCCGCGCTCGAAATTGAAAATACGGGCGACGTGCCATTGGTGCTCTTTTCCTACTCGGATCGCGCCTGCCACGAAAAACTCGGGTTCTGGAAGGAAAGCCTCGACCAATGA
- a CDS encoding IclR family transcriptional regulator, giving the protein MEKPTDTPARARRSGVQSIEIGGDLLEAMVQLGAPAPLSDIAAAAGLPAAKAHRYLTSLCEIGLTLQHDTGRYGLGPLALRMGLSAIAQHDIIERAYEVLVSLCDELRTSGHLSVWSDVGPVVIRSAHGGPPVISPVAVGTVLPLQRSASGFVYLSFMPEAATADAVRSQGASDQADRAELNALCRKTATVGYALASGQYIPGLCAIALPIFNHDKTLAGAITLVSTDTNAFTDASPATRRAIEAVHDLKREWTHEPDKMGDKRA; this is encoded by the coding sequence ATGGAAAAGCCCACAGACACACCGGCCCGCGCGCGGCGCAGTGGTGTTCAATCGATTGAGATTGGCGGCGATCTGCTCGAGGCGATGGTGCAGCTCGGCGCACCGGCTCCCTTGTCGGACATCGCCGCAGCAGCGGGCCTGCCGGCTGCGAAGGCACACCGGTACCTTACGAGCCTTTGCGAGATCGGTCTGACCCTGCAACATGATACGGGCCGCTACGGGCTGGGCCCGCTGGCGTTGCGAATGGGGCTCTCTGCCATAGCGCAGCATGACATCATCGAACGGGCCTACGAAGTTCTGGTCAGCCTTTGCGATGAACTGCGTACGTCGGGCCATTTGTCTGTCTGGTCGGATGTGGGCCCGGTTGTAATCCGCAGCGCCCATGGCGGCCCGCCCGTGATTTCTCCCGTCGCGGTCGGGACGGTCTTGCCACTGCAGCGTTCAGCGTCCGGTTTTGTCTATCTCAGTTTCATGCCGGAAGCTGCCACAGCGGATGCTGTGAGATCGCAAGGGGCCTCGGATCAGGCCGACCGCGCAGAATTGAATGCGCTGTGCCGAAAAACCGCAACGGTCGGTTACGCATTGGCAAGTGGACAATACATTCCCGGCCTGTGCGCCATAGCCTTGCCGATCTTCAATCATGACAAGACGCTCGCTGGAGCCATCACCTTGGTATCCACCGATACCAACGCATTCACCGACGCCAGCCCGGCGACACGCCGCGCTATTGAAGCGGTACACGATCTCAAACGTGAATGGACGCATGAACCCGATAAAATGGGAGACAAGCGCGCCTGA
- a CDS encoding branched-chain amino acid ABC transporter permease encodes MTLTRGQKRGVVGACMLAAILIGIGVLATYFASRYQLRLIYSAYVNLIVVLGLQVFMGNSRLTNLSHSAFMGIGAYAAAICVTPVAMKQIALPDAPWGLNAFALDPVMSAVVALVITGVIAFLVGIFIVRMTGTGATIATLAILVIVHSIFLYRTDIFKGNQALFGIPQVFSLTSIVILAVIVVFIVRGFRESAWGVMLRASADDETGSAAMGVNVVRLRLIAWVLSGLVLGCAGIAYAYFLGTISARPFYFNHVFLTLAMLIFGGMRTVTGAVLGTFAISFGLEVIRWLETGPVIIGIDLPEVLGLSGVMLGLVIVLTMALRPVGVMGDREIEELVLRNK; translated from the coding sequence GTGACCCTAACCCGTGGCCAGAAACGCGGCGTCGTCGGGGCCTGTATGCTCGCCGCCATCCTGATTGGTATCGGTGTCTTGGCGACATATTTCGCCTCCAGATACCAATTGCGACTGATCTACAGCGCCTATGTGAACCTGATTGTGGTTCTTGGCCTGCAGGTATTCATGGGCAACTCGCGACTGACAAACCTCAGCCACAGCGCGTTCATGGGGATCGGGGCCTATGCCGCTGCAATTTGTGTCACGCCCGTCGCGATGAAACAGATCGCCTTGCCGGATGCGCCTTGGGGCCTGAATGCCTTTGCCCTTGATCCGGTCATGTCTGCTGTTGTCGCATTGGTGATTACGGGGGTGATCGCCTTCCTTGTCGGCATCTTCATCGTGCGCATGACAGGCACGGGGGCCACGATCGCCACTCTTGCGATATTGGTCATCGTGCATTCGATATTCCTGTACCGGACGGATATTTTCAAAGGCAATCAGGCGCTCTTTGGTATCCCTCAGGTATTCTCGCTGACCTCCATTGTCATTCTTGCGGTGATCGTCGTCTTTATCGTGCGCGGTTTCCGCGAAAGCGCGTGGGGCGTGATGCTGCGCGCCTCGGCGGATGACGAAACCGGATCGGCGGCGATGGGGGTCAACGTCGTGCGCCTGCGGTTGATCGCCTGGGTGCTTTCCGGCCTTGTCCTTGGCTGCGCGGGTATCGCCTACGCCTATTTCCTTGGTACGATTTCGGCGCGTCCGTTCTATTTCAACCATGTGTTTTTAACCCTCGCAATGCTGATCTTCGGCGGCATGCGCACAGTGACGGGGGCCGTCCTCGGCACATTTGCGATCTCTTTTGGGCTGGAGGTCATCCGTTGGCTGGAAACCGGCCCTGTGATCATCGGCATCGATTTGCCGGAAGTTCTGGGCCTGTCGGGCGTCATGCTGGGGCTTGTGATCGTTTTGACAATGGCGCTGCGGCCGGTGGGTGTCATGGGGGATCGGGAGATCGAAGAGCTTGTCTTACGAAACAAGTGA
- a CDS encoding branched-chain amino acid ABC transporter permease codes for MEYAAQQIINALSFGAEYALLALGLAIVFSVMGLVNFAHGEVIAVGGYTMVAFAALVTENPWIIIFGAVAAATLTSVALERVAFRPVRYADPTTGLLTAFGVSIVLQNLFLLFISPRPIAVTSLYFLDAPVTLFGIQISSLQIFESITIFVVIIGLVLFLQRTTLGLAMRAASLDFEMVRLTGIRADRVFALAFLISGLLAGLACIFIMARRGSVDPHFGFNPVLKAFVACVVGGFGSLPGAVLGGFLLGAIEVGMLVMLPQEYGGLKDAFVFGIIALVLVWRPDGILSPATEKGDKL; via the coding sequence ATGGAATACGCGGCACAACAGATCATCAACGCGTTGTCTTTCGGGGCAGAATACGCGCTTCTGGCGCTGGGCCTCGCGATCGTTTTTTCGGTCATGGGGCTGGTAAACTTTGCCCATGGCGAAGTGATTGCGGTGGGCGGCTACACGATGGTGGCCTTTGCCGCGCTCGTGACGGAAAATCCGTGGATCATCATCTTCGGGGCCGTCGCTGCCGCCACGCTGACCTCTGTCGCGTTGGAACGGGTCGCTTTCAGACCGGTCAGATACGCGGACCCCACAACAGGGCTATTGACCGCATTTGGCGTCTCTATCGTGCTGCAAAACCTGTTTTTGCTGTTCATCTCACCGCGCCCAATCGCGGTGACATCGCTTTATTTTCTGGACGCGCCGGTCACGCTCTTTGGCATCCAGATATCATCGTTGCAGATATTCGAATCCATAACGATCTTCGTTGTGATCATCGGGCTCGTTCTTTTTTTACAAAGAACAACGCTGGGTCTTGCCATGCGCGCGGCGTCGCTTGATTTCGAAATGGTGCGCCTGACCGGTATCCGGGCGGACCGCGTGTTTGCGCTCGCTTTCCTGATCTCTGGGCTTCTGGCGGGGCTTGCCTGTATCTTTATCATGGCGCGGCGTGGATCGGTTGATCCCCACTTCGGCTTCAACCCTGTGCTGAAGGCCTTTGTCGCCTGCGTTGTTGGCGGATTTGGCAGTCTGCCAGGCGCGGTTCTGGGCGGCTTCCTGCTGGGCGCGATCGAAGTGGGCATGCTGGTGATGCTGCCGCAGGAATACGGAGGGCTGAAGGACGCCTTCGTTTTCGGGATCATCGCTTTGGTGCTGGTCTGGCGGCCTGACGGCATCCTCAGCCCCGCCACGGAAAAGGGGGACAAGCTGTGA
- a CDS encoding ABC transporter ATP-binding protein: MLDIQDLCVSHGPIEAVHGISLRVKTGQCVVLLGPNGAGKTSTISAICGVAAATGAIRLEGDDLTHASVEDRIQRGIAVSPEGRRIFSNLSVEANLRIGGGIRADKGGVQDDIDRWFDTFPILGERRNQPGGTLSGGEQQMLAIARALMSKPKILLLDEPSLGLAPRIVAQVFELIAQLRADGMTILLVEQNARQALRISDYAYLLNNGRIVSEGTGETLGGSEDMMANLTGLG; the protein is encoded by the coding sequence ATGCTGGACATCCAAGACCTTTGCGTTTCGCATGGCCCTATCGAGGCGGTGCATGGCATTTCCCTGCGGGTCAAAACGGGGCAATGCGTGGTTTTACTTGGCCCGAACGGGGCTGGAAAAACCTCGACGATTTCTGCCATTTGCGGTGTTGCTGCAGCCACCGGCGCAATCCGGCTGGAAGGCGATGACCTGACCCATGCCAGCGTCGAAGACCGTATTCAGCGCGGCATCGCTGTGTCCCCCGAAGGCCGCCGCATTTTCAGCAACCTGAGTGTCGAGGCAAATCTGCGCATCGGTGGCGGTATCCGCGCGGATAAAGGTGGGGTTCAGGACGACATCGACCGCTGGTTCGATACCTTTCCGATCCTCGGTGAACGCCGCAACCAACCGGGTGGCACCCTGTCGGGCGGAGAGCAGCAAATGCTCGCCATTGCGCGCGCCTTGATGTCGAAGCCGAAGATCTTGCTGTTGGATGAACCCAGCCTCGGGTTGGCCCCGCGCATCGTTGCACAGGTTTTCGAGTTGATCGCGCAACTGCGCGCCGACGGCATGACGATCCTGCTTGTCGAACAGAATGCGCGTCAGGCACTGCGCATCTCTGACTACGCATACTTGTTGAACAACGGCCGCATCGTATCCGAGGGCACGGGCGAAACCTTGGGCGGCAGCGAAGACATGATGGCAAACCTGACGGGACTGGGCTGA
- a CDS encoding ABC transporter substrate-binding protein: MKKSILAALACTALVTPAVAQDTIKLGLGVPMTGDYAPYAEWQGARCMAEMINAEGGVDGKMIEVLVQDAAADTQTAVSLAQKFLDEGAVMLGTIPFSDTMIPVAQVAQSYGVSIFQPQSTQVEMHAGIVDNFFTGVSPDPFTATAAANYALENGVKNVVLLTSDEGGSWSAKTPLWFGEVIEAGGGKVLETLNFSFGTSDWSPQIAEMRALGEPIDAVYISSIMPDVGVLVRQLRSAGIDAWVVGSDGFDDPSLDAIGTDDPSMLDKVFFATLAPSHADSAVVKFIADCKEMGIDVPGLFPATGADTVKALAWAVEQSGSTDPATIAKTIREADSIPVMTVDSISFKDTKTYAQRTIPVIGFENGKRVLISNKIPDNTPSDW; encoded by the coding sequence ATGAAAAAGTCAATCCTCGCGGCGCTGGCGTGTACCGCTTTGGTGACACCTGCTGTCGCCCAAGACACGATCAAACTTGGCCTCGGTGTTCCGATGACGGGCGATTATGCCCCCTACGCCGAATGGCAGGGTGCCCGGTGCATGGCGGAAATGATCAACGCGGAAGGCGGTGTCGACGGCAAGATGATCGAGGTTCTCGTGCAGGACGCTGCGGCCGACACGCAAACCGCGGTTTCACTTGCGCAAAAGTTCCTTGATGAAGGCGCGGTCATGCTTGGCACCATCCCGTTCTCGGACACCATGATCCCGGTGGCACAGGTCGCGCAAAGCTATGGCGTGTCGATCTTTCAACCACAGTCGACGCAGGTCGAGATGCACGCAGGTATCGTCGATAACTTTTTCACCGGCGTCTCACCTGATCCGTTCACAGCCACGGCGGCAGCCAACTACGCGCTTGAAAACGGGGTGAAGAACGTCGTTCTGCTGACCTCTGACGAAGGGGGCAGCTGGTCTGCAAAAACGCCGCTGTGGTTCGGCGAAGTGATCGAAGCAGGCGGCGGCAAGGTGCTGGAAACGCTGAATTTCAGCTTTGGTACCTCCGACTGGTCACCGCAGATTGCCGAGATGCGCGCCTTGGGTGAGCCGATCGATGCGGTTTATATCTCATCGATTATGCCGGATGTGGGGGTATTGGTACGCCAGTTGCGCAGTGCGGGCATTGATGCCTGGGTCGTGGGGTCGGACGGGTTCGACGATCCCTCGCTGGACGCCATCGGCACCGATGATCCCTCGATGCTCGACAAGGTGTTCTTTGCCACGCTGGCCCCAAGCCACGCGGATAGTGCTGTGGTCAAGTTTATCGCCGATTGCAAAGAGATGGGCATCGACGTGCCAGGACTGTTCCCGGCGACGGGTGCCGATACGGTCAAAGCGCTCGCCTGGGCCGTGGAGCAGTCGGGCAGTACGGACCCCGCGACCATCGCCAAGACCATTCGCGAGGCCGATAGCATTCCGGTCATGACCGTTGACAGTATCTCGTTCAAGGACACCAAAACCTACGCGCAGCGTACGATCCCCGTCATCGGGTTCGAAAACGGCAAGCGGGTGCTGATTTCGAACAAGATCCCCGATAACACACCTTCCGACTGGTGA
- a CDS encoding ABC transporter ATP-binding protein: MLELKGIDKSFGGVHAVRDVTLTINRGEVRGLIGPNGAGKSTLVNLISGLLTPTAGSITLEGEALTRNSAHQRARKGIARTFQNLRLFPSLSVEQNIDVARYAGRGSALPEAAIDQFGLRDKLVQPANTLSYGDQRRLEIVRGLALHPKVLMLDEPAAGMNEEETEALGRALRWVQQEADCALFVIDHDLKFIMTLCERITVLDMGAIIAEGTPKEVTRNPKVITAYLGEEAGADA, translated from the coding sequence ATGCTGGAACTGAAGGGCATCGATAAATCCTTCGGGGGCGTACATGCGGTGCGCGATGTCACTCTGACCATAAATCGTGGTGAGGTCCGCGGATTGATCGGCCCGAACGGGGCAGGCAAATCGACGCTCGTCAATCTCATCTCGGGCCTGCTGACCCCGACGGCAGGGTCGATCACCCTCGAAGGGGAGGCGCTGACCCGCAATAGCGCGCACCAACGCGCCCGCAAGGGTATCGCACGCACCTTTCAGAACCTGCGTTTGTTTCCCAGCCTGAGTGTGGAGCAGAATATCGACGTCGCGCGCTATGCAGGGCGCGGTTCTGCGCTGCCTGAGGCGGCAATCGACCAATTCGGGTTGCGTGACAAGCTCGTTCAGCCAGCCAATACCTTGTCCTACGGCGATCAACGGCGGTTGGAAATCGTGCGGGGTCTGGCGCTGCATCCCAAAGTTTTGATGCTCGATGAGCCTGCCGCGGGTATGAACGAAGAAGAGACCGAAGCGCTCGGGCGCGCACTAAGGTGGGTGCAGCAAGAGGCTGACTGCGCGCTGTTCGTGATCGATCACGATCTCAAATTTATCATGACCCTCTGCGAACGGATAACCGTTCTCGATATGGGCGCGATCATCGCCGAAGGCACCCCCAAAGAGGTGACCCGAAATCCCAAGGTCATCACCGCCTACCTCGGAGAAGAAGCGGGCGCAGATGCCTGA
- a CDS encoding cysteine hydrolase family protein: MTLTRNLPLVPADAALLFIDVQNFAAHRDGAEYEGLSEKDFAAKYGWFFDELNTRVFANMQAIQSACRKAEIEVMYTTIESLTLNGRDRSLDYKITGFNVPKGSWDGKVIDQIAPQGDEIVLPKSSSSVFVSTHIDYVLRNLGVKQLVISGLLTDQCVESAIRDACDLGYLVTQVTDACLSYTPERQANSISAIKGYCRQVTTAELLAELENL; this comes from the coding sequence ATGACGCTCACGCGCAACCTGCCTTTGGTGCCCGCAGATGCGGCGCTTTTGTTCATTGATGTGCAAAACTTCGCAGCACACCGCGATGGCGCCGAGTACGAAGGGCTGAGCGAAAAAGATTTCGCCGCAAAGTATGGATGGTTCTTCGACGAGCTGAACACCCGTGTCTTCGCAAACATGCAAGCGATTCAATCTGCTTGCCGCAAAGCCGAGATCGAGGTGATGTACACCACGATCGAAAGTCTGACGCTGAACGGGCGGGATCGGTCGCTGGATTACAAGATAACCGGTTTCAATGTGCCCAAAGGATCATGGGATGGCAAAGTCATCGACCAGATTGCGCCGCAGGGCGATGAGATCGTGCTGCCAAAGTCGTCATCGTCAGTCTTCGTCTCAACCCATATCGACTATGTGCTGCGCAATTTGGGCGTGAAGCAGTTGGTCATCTCGGGGTTGCTCACCGACCAATGCGTCGAGAGTGCGATCCGCGATGCGTGTGATCTGGGATATCTCGTGACGCAGGTGACGGATGCCTGCCTGAGCTACACGCCGGAACGGCAGGCGAACTCGATCAGCGCCATAAAGGGATACTGCCGGCAGGTGACCACTGCCGAGCTGCTGGCAGAGCTGGAGAACCTGTGA